Proteins encoded together in one Muntiacus reevesi chromosome 22, mMunRee1.1, whole genome shotgun sequence window:
- the CLRN2 gene encoding clarin-2 encodes MPGWSKKACYGLASLLSFSSVILIIVALALPRWLSGKILCQTGVDLVNATDPELVKFVGDIYYGLFRGCKVRQCGLGGRQSQFTIFPHLVNELNAGLHVTVLLLLFLALALSLVSMGFAILNMIQVPYRALNGPGGICLWNVLAGGVVALAIASFMTSVKFHDLTERIANFQEKLFRFVVVEEQYEESFWICVASASAHATNLVVVAISQIPLPEIKAKIEEATVTAEDILY; translated from the exons ATGCCTGGATGGTCCAAAAAGGCGTGCTACGGGCTGGCTTCTCTGCTCAGCTTCTCCTCAGTCATCCTGATCATCGTTGCCCTGGCGCTGCCCCGCTGGCTGAGTGGGAAAATCCTCTGTCAGACGGGAGTGGACCTCGTCAACGCCACGGATCCAGAGCTGGTCAAATTCGTCGGAGACATTTACTACGGACTCTTCCGCGGTTGTAAGGTGCGGCAGTGCGGGCTGGGCGGCCGCCAGTCCCAGTTCACCA TCTTCCCACACCTGGTGAACGAGCTCAACGCGGGCCTCCACGTCACGGTTCTGCTGCTCCTCTTCTTGGCCTTGGCGCTGTCTCTGGTCAGCATGGGCTTCGCCATTCTCAACATGATCCAAGTTCCGTACCGGGCACTCAACGGCCCCGGGGGCATCTGTCTATGGAATGTTCTTGCAG GTGGAGTCGTGGCCTTGGCCATCGCCAGCTTCATGACCTCGGTAAAATTTCACGACCTGACAGAACGAATCGCCAACTTCCAGGAGAAGCTCTTTCGCTTCGTGGTGGTGGAGGAACAGTATGAGGAGTCCTTCTGGATCTGTGTGGCCAGCGCCTCAGCCCACGCCACTAACCTGGTTGTGGTGGCCATCAGTCAGATCCCCCTGCCGGAGATCAAGGCCAAGATCGAAGAGGCCACGGTCACGGCCGAGGACATCTTGTATTAA